The DNA region CGTTCGGCGCGCCGCAGACGACCTGGAGGGTGCCGGCGCCGGTATCGACCATCAGCACGCGCAGCTTGTCGGCGTCCGGGTGCTTCTCGGCGGAAACGACATGGGCGACGCGGAAGGGCGCCAGTTCCTTCGACCGGTCATGGACGCCTTCGACCTCGAGCCCGAGGGCGGTCAGCTTCTCCGTGATCTGGTCGAGCGAGGCGTCGGTCTCCAGATGGTCCTTCAGCCAGGACAGCGTGAACTTCATGGGGCCGGTTCCTTAGATCGGATCGCGTGAAATCGGATTCGATTTGAAGCGTGAATCCGATCGCCAAACAGAGGGATGGAGCTTCAGGCGTTTCACGGGAAACGCATGAAGCTCTAGCGCGTCAGGCCGTGGGCGATGTTGGGAATGTCGAGGGAGGCGAAGCCGTAATGCTTCAGCCAGCGCAGGTCCGCTTCGAAGAAGGTGCGCAGGTCGGGGATGCCGTATTTCAGCATGGCCACGCGCTCCACCCCCATGCCGAAGGCGAAGCCCTGATACCTGGTGCTGTCGATGCCGCAGGCTTCCAGCACGTTCGGATGGACCATGCCGCAGCCGAGGATCTCCAGCCAATCGCCGTAATTGCCCAGCTTCAGCTCGCCGCCCTTGCGCGAGCAGCCGATATCGACCTCCGCCGACGGTTCGGTGAAGGGGAAGAAGCTGGGGCGGAAGCGCAGCGGCAGGTCGTCCACGTCGAAGAAGGCGCGGCAGAACTCGATGAGGCAGCCCTTCAGGTGCCCCATGTTGGTCGCCTCGTCGATGACCAGCCCCTCGATCTGGTGGAACATCGGGGTGTGGGTCATGTCGTAGTCGGAGCGGTAGGTCCGCCCCGGCGCCACGATGCGGATCGGCGGCTTGTTGTTCAGCATGGTGCGGACCTGCACCGGGCTGGTGTGGGTGCGCAGCAGCATCTTCTTCTCATCCGAATCGGGCAGATAGAAGGTGTCGTGCATGTCGCGCGCCGGGTGGCCGGGCGGGAAGTTCAGGGCGGTGAAATTGTGGAAATCATCCTCGATGTCCGGCCCTTCGGCGACCGAGAAGCCCATCTCGGCGAAGATGGCGATCATCTCGTCCATCGTCTGGCTGATCGGATGGATGCGCCCCTCGGTCTCGGGGCGGACCGGCAGGGTGACGTCGACCCGTTCGGCCTCCAGCCGCGCCTTCAGATGGGCGGCGGCGAGGTCGGCCTTGCGCGCGTCGATGGCGGCGGCGATCTCGTCCTTCAGCGCGTTGAGCTGCTGGCCGCGCTCCTTGC from Azospirillum sp. B510 includes:
- the pheS gene encoding phenylalanine--tRNA ligase subunit alpha, yielding MLDALKDELLSQVNAAADLSALDEVRVSALGKKGRITGFMKELGSLTPDERKERGQQLNALKDEIAAAIDARKADLAAAHLKARLEAERVDVTLPVRPETEGRIHPISQTMDEMIAIFAEMGFSVAEGPDIEDDFHNFTALNFPPGHPARDMHDTFYLPDSDEKKMLLRTHTSPVQVRTMLNNKPPIRIVAPGRTYRSDYDMTHTPMFHQIEGLVIDEATNMGHLKGCLIEFCRAFFDVDDLPLRFRPSFFPFTEPSAEVDIGCSRKGGELKLGNYGDWLEILGCGMVHPNVLEACGIDSTRYQGFAFGMGVERVAMLKYGIPDLRTFFEADLRWLKHYGFASLDIPNIAHGLTR